The stretch of DNA CGAGCCCGCGGGATCCAGTGCGGTGACCTTGTCGGTGGTGCCGTACGCAATGACGCTGCCGCTGCTTCCATTCCCCGATGCCGTGCTGCCACCGCCACCGCCGGACGGGCCCGTGCAGGCCGTCAGTGCGAGCGCGGAAATGCCTGCCAGCGCGATAGCGCCGTGCAGTGCCTTGATGCTCTTCGTCATCTGTGAACTTTCTGTTCGATGAGTACGTGTCCGCCAGCCACTGCTGGATACCTTTTGCCAAGCGGGAGCACGCTGTGCTGATGCCTCGATTCAATCAGAGAGTCAACCCTCACGGCGGCCCATTTAGTGAGTTGAGACACAAAATTTACCTTGCGGCCGTACAGCCCGCGGCTTGCAACCAGAAGGGGGCTCGAGGACAACAAAACGCCGCCCCGGCGGGGCCGGGACGGCGTTCAGGAAGCCGCGGGCCTAGATTGCGGCGCGCTGCAGGGAACGGGCGGCATCGATAGTGGCTTGGCCCAGGACGCGGCTGCCCTGGTAGAGGACAACTGTCTGCCCCGGTGCCACACCACGAAGGGGATCGGTCAGGCGGACCACCAGCTGGCCGTTGTCCGGTTCGCCGCGTTCCATCCGTGCCGTCGCGGGAACGGGATCCCCGTGCGCACGCACTTGCGCGTAGCAGTCGAAGTCCTGGCCGGTTTCCACCTCGGCGATGGGCAGACCCGCCCAGGACACCTTGATGCCCCGGATTTCATCAATTGCGAGCAGCGCCTCGGGGCCTACCACCACTTTGTTTTCCTTGGGCCGGATTTCCAGGACGAAGCGCGGCTTCCCGTCAGCAGCCGGCGTGCCCAGCTTCAGCCCGCGCCGCTGGCCCACAGTGAAAGCGTTGGCGCCGGGATGCTCCCCCACCTTGGCACCGGTTTCGTCCACGATGTCGCCGGTTGTCATGTCGATCTTTTCCGCGAGCCACCCGGCGGTATCACCGTCGGGGATGAAGCAGATGTCGTGGCTGTCAGGCTTGTTGGCCACGGACAGGCCGCGCCGCTCAGCTTCCGCACGAACTTCAGCCTTGGAGGGGGTGTCAGCAAGCGGGAACATGGAGTGCTTGAGCTGCTCGTGCGTCAGGACGCCCAGCACGTAGCTCTGGTCCTTGGCCCAGTCCGCGGCCCGGTGGAGTTCCCGGTTGCCGTCCGCGTCCTCGATGACCTTGGCGTAGTGCCCGGTGCAGACGGCATCGAAGCCCAGTGCGATGGCCTTTTCCAGCAACGCGGCGAACTTGATCCGCTCGTTGCAGCGCATGCACGGGTTGGGGGTGCGGCCGGCGGCGTATTCGTCGATGAAGTCCTGGACGACGTCTTCCTTGAAGCGTTCAGAGAAATCCCACACATAGTAAGGAATACCCAGGACGTCGCAGGCGCGCCAGGCGTCGCGCGAGTCTTCGATGGTGCAGCAGCCCCGGCTTCCAGTGCGCAGCGTACCGGGCATGCGCGACAGCGCCAGGTGGACGCCGACGACGTCGTGCCCCGCCTCGACGGCGCGGGCGGCGGCAACGGCGGAGTCAACGCCGCCGCTCATGGCTGCTAGAACTCGCATGGTGGCTTCCTGTTGGATGGTTCCGGCTCCTGGCCGGTGCTTGCTGCCAGTGCTGGCCGAATCTGCTGGCTGAAATTGCTGCCGGGGAGAAATTGACGCTCCGGAAACGATCTTCGCCTATCTATTCTACGGCCTGCCCGCAAGCACACTCTCAGCGGCCGCCCATACCCTGGCGGGCCACCGTGCCGGCGGTTTGAATGGAAGACTCATGGCCCGCCATTCCCGCCTGACGGGCCCTGGTATAGGCGTCCGGAAGGGCGGCCAGCAGCGCGTCCACGTCCTCACCGCTGGAGGAGTGCCCCAGGGTGAAGCGCTGGGCTCCGCGCGCTGTTTCCTCGTCCAGTCCCATAGCGAGCAGCACGTGGGAGGGCCGCGGGACGCCCGCGGTGCAGGCTGACCCCGTGGACGATTCCACTCCTGCGAGGTCCAGCAGGAAGAGCAGTGAGTCCCCCTCGCAGCCGGGGAAGGTGAAGTGTGCGTTGCCGGGCAGCCGGCCGTTCCCGGGTGCGCCACGCAGGACGGCTTCGGGCACCCGCTCCCGGACGCCGTCGATCAGCCGGTCGCGGAGGGCGGCTATCCGGGCAGATTCCGCGGCAAGGTTGGCAGTTGCATTCTCCGCGGCTGCAGCAAAAGCGGCGATCGAGGCGGTGTCCAGCGTGCCGGAGCGGACATCGCGCTCCTGCCCGCCGCCATGCTGGACCGGGGTGAGTTTGACCGACCTCCCCAGCAGCAGGGCACCCACTCCCACGGGTCCACCGATCTTGTGCCCGGAGATGGACATGGCGTCCAGGCCAGATGCCTTGAAGTCCACCGGCACGGAGCCGAAGGCCTGCACGGCGTCCGAGTGAACGGGAACGCCGGCCGCGTGGGCAAGTTCCACCACGCGGTGGATGGGCTGGATGGTCCCCACTTCGTTGTTGGCCCACATCACGGTGACCAACGCCACCGACTCCGGGTCACGGGCAAGTTCAGCTTCCAGGACGGCCAGATCCACCGCCCCGTCACTGTCCACCGGGAGCCAGGTGACGTCTGCACCTTCGTGCCGCTCCAGCCACTCCACTGTGTCCATCACTGCATGATGTTCGACGGCGGAACACAGGATGCGCCGCCGCGCCGGCTTTTCGCCCACGCGCGACCAGTACAGCCCCTTCACCGCGAGATTGTCCGATTCAGTGCCGCCGGACGTAAATATCACTTCTGAGGGGTGCGCACCGGCCGCTGCAGCAATGGCTTCGCGGGCGTCTTCCACTGCCCGGCGGGCGCGGCGGCCCGAGCCGTGAAGGGATGAGGGGTTGCCGGTGCGGGCAAGTTCACGCGTCAGGGCAGCCAGCGCTTCCGGAGAAAGAGGTGTGGTGGCAGCATGATCGAGGTAAACGGGCACCCTGCAATTCTAGCCGCCGTGCCCTGACCGGTCAGGTGGGCGGCGTGATCCTTGCGCAGCAGTGGCCGGGCACGTCGGCGGGCACCACCCTGCCGCCGGAGGCGTCCAGGCGGTCTGCCGCCCCCTGCAGGAACGCCCCGTTCATGGTGCACACCACCCCGGGATGTTTGTCCGAGAGACGGTGGAAAGGGCAATTGGGCAGGAGGAAACCGCCGTCACCGTCCGGTTGGGGCCGGTAGCCGGCCTGGGCCAGGAAGTCCTCGAGGGTCGCAGCCCCCTCTGCCATGGCCTCCCCCTTGCGGTACGACTCCGCCGGCAGCGTATCGTCAATAGGCTCCCCCCCAGTGGTGGATTTTTCGATGGCGGCGGCCATCAGTTCCCCCGCAAGATCGTAGTTCCGGTCCGGCACGGAGGCCCCGATTTCGTCGGCGACAGGACGGTACATCTTGGCTGGACGCCCCGAGCCGGGTCCCGTTTTCCCTGGCGGCTTGTGGAATTCGACCGCCAGCAGGCCGTCCTGCACCAGGCGGTCCAAGTGGAAGGAAACGGTGCTCCGGGGAATTCCGGCACGCTGCGCAACGTCGTCACGGCCCACTGCGCCGGGGGAAGACACCACGAGTTCAAAAAGCTGGCGGCGCTTTTCATCGCCGAGGGAGGCAAGCGCTGCCATGCGGTTCGCCCAGGGAAGTCTGGCCATTGCTCCACCAATCCAAAGTCAAGATGTATTGATTATAGACCCTCCTGGTTTCTAAAATGGGGGAACCTACTTTTAGAAGGAGTCAGTTGTGAAAACCACATCAGCACTGCGCGCCAACACCACCACCACGGAGCCTGCCCGGCAGGCATTCCTGTTGCTGCGGACTGTCTTCACCGTCGCGCCGATCCTCTTTGGGCTCGACAAGTTCACGAACATCCTGACGGACTGGACCATGTACCTCGCGCCCCAGGCCACGGCGCTGGTGCCCTTGCCTGCCCAGACCTTTATGTACGTGGTGGGCGTAGTGGAAGTCGTCGCGGGCATCGCAGTGGCGGTCCGGCCAAAGTTCGGATCACTCCTGGTGGCAGCGTGGCTGTGCGGAATCATCGTGAACCTCCTGTTGCTCGGAGCCTTCTTCGACGTGGCGCTGCGCGACTTCGGGCTGCTGGTTGGCGCCCTCGCGCTCAACAGGCTCGCCCAGCAGGCTGCTGCCCGGCCGTCGGGGATCTAGGCCGAAGGAGGCAGGACCGGCAGGAACCGCACAGCGTCCGCCCTGGCCGAGGCCAGGGCGGACGCATCCGGGCATGAAACAGAAACGTAGATTGACGATCCGGAGGTGGCGAAGAGCCTGGCAAGCACCGTAGCTGCCCTGCCCCCTGGCGCGGCAGCCTCTTCCAGGACCAGCACCTCCACCGCGTGGCCCGGAGTGGATTCGTCGCCGCCCCATCGCAGCGTGGCGGCCTTCAGGTACTCAGGGAGGATGGTGGGATCGAGGTACTGAAAGAGGGCAAGTGTTGACCCGCGGTCATCACCCTGTGCCAGCACCTCCTGGTTGGTACGGACCTTTGCGGCCACGAGGCACCCGTCCGCCTTGAGGTACTGGCTTTCGCCGGCCACATTGTCCTTGACCATTTTCCAGCCGGGGGCGTCCTTCAGCCCGTCGGAGATGCCTACCGGAACTCCGCGGGCGAGGTTGCCGCCGGACGCGAAGGGCAAGTCCTGCGCCGCCACTGCCGCAGCATCGTGGCCCGGCGTGATGGTGGGGGTGGCAAGTACTGAGGCTGTTTCCACAGGTTTAGGTGCGGAAGGGTCGGGAACGCCAACGCTGCAACCGGCGGTCAGCACGGAGGCGAGAACCGCTGCCGCCAGCGGCAACTGTCCTGGCCGGACCCTGCCGGCCCGTGCCGCCGTCGTCGGCTTTTCCATGTCCTCCCCCATTGTGTTCCCTGACCTGCCGTTCTTTGCCCGCTGCCCGGCAGTTATCTTTCACGAGTCTAAACTCCGCCTGATCCCGCCCCGGCCGGGAACCCGGAACGCCGGCACGGACGTTGTCAGATCAAGGGCCGATAAGCTGGCCAAACAGGGCTGCCCTCCGCGGACCGGCCGTTTCAACACGAAGGATGCGTGCTTGACCGAGAGCAACTCCCACTACCAGGTGCTTCGCGTGGCAGTCACCGCCACCGAGAAGGAAATCAAGGTGGCCTATCGCCGCGCCGCCCGCCTGGCCCACCCCGACCATGGCGGGGATCCTGCCGCATTCCGCCGGGTGACCAGCGCCTATGAAACCCTGATCGACCCGCAGCGGCGGAGAGCGTACGACCGCTCCTACGCCGCAGGCACCGCCGACAAAGCCGATGCCGAACCACACTTTGATGCACCGCCGGCGGGCAGCAGGGCTTCGGCCACCGTGCACAAGACCGGCGGCACCCGGAACGCCGCCGGCGACCCGCCTGTCTACGTCCCGCCTTACAGTTCGGGAGCGGACGGCGGCGTTCCCTTGATTCCGATGGCGCAGGCCAGCCAGCAGGTCCACGGCATGCCGCGAAAACGCGGCATTTTCGGGGCAGAAGCACGGATCCAACGCGAGATGCGGACAGTCCAGCTCCTGACCCGCCAGGTACTGCCGGCCATTCCGGCGGCGCGCTTGATCAACGGGCTCCAGTCGCCGGCGGACAACAGCCACATTGACCATGCGGTGCTGTCCGGATACCGGCTGGCGCTCATCGGCTCCATGCTGCTGCCCAAAGGAGCCTATGCCTGGGACGGCAGGACGCTGAACCACGGCGGCCGCTCCATTGCCCCGCCGCAGCTGGCGCACATAGTGCGAGCCATGCAGGAAGTCTTCCCGGAACTGAACGTCACGGGCTGGACCGTGGTCCAGAGCCCGCACGGCAACCTGCACGAGCCGGTGATCGACGACCACCGCCGGTCCTCCGGGGGGCTGGAGACCGTCCGGATCGTCAATGCGGCGGGAATGGTGCGGGGCGTCAAGGAGTTCCTGGCGTCCGGGCCGGCCCCCAATACGGTCAACGTGCCGGTACTGGCCCGGTTGCTGCGCGGCATGCACTGACCGGGTTGATTAGTATGGGATGGTGTTCCGCATCCTCTTCCACGAACCCGAAATCCCCGGCAATACCGGCAACGCCATCCGGCTGGCAGCCATCACCGGCGCTGAGCTGCACCTGGTGGAGCCCTTGGGGTTCGACTTCTCCGACGCGAAGCTCCGCCGCGCCGGGCTCGATTACCACGACCTCGCCGTCGTCACCGTGCACCGGACCATTGAGGATGCCTGGCAGCATCTTCAGCCTGAGCGTGTCTATGCTTTCACGTCGGACGGGACAGCAAGCTATACGGACATCGCCTACCAGCCCGGCGACGTGCTGATATTCGGGCGGGAATCCGTGGGGCTGCCCGCGGAACTGAAAACGGACCCCCACGTCACCGCAACCGTGCGGCTGCCCATGCTGCCGGCCCTGCGCTCGCTCAACCTGGCCAACGCCGCCTCCATCGCCGTTTACGAAGCGTGGCGCCAGCAGGGCTTCGCCGGCGCCCGGACCTAGGCCCGCCCAAGCCGGGAGATCCGGCACGCCTGGCTACCGGGCCGGATACGCCGAAACCAGCGCGGGGTTCTACAGCCGAAACATTCTTTAGCCTTGCCCCATCCGCGCGCCGGGCTGTGCCGAATCCCTCTTGAGAACAGTCCATCAGCGATCAAGGAGCGGCAGGTGACACTTCTTCGGGCAGATTCCAGGACCAGCCGGGGCATCTCCCGCGGCACCGCTGAGGATTCATCTCCTGGGCACTTATGCTTGGTAGTAATGGATACTCCCGATGCTCCCGCGGTCACAGACACGCCGGCAGAGCTCAGTCAACGGCTCGCAGTCCTCCTGAGGCAGATTTCCCAGGGCGACCGGGCAGCCTTTGCGGAGTTTTACCAACTGACGTCCCGCCGGGTTTATGGCATGGCGCGCAGGGTCCTGATCGATGCCGAACTCAGCGAGGACACCACCCAGGAGGTCTTCCTGCAGGTCTGGCAAAACGCGGGCCGTTTCGATCCCGCTGCCGGCAGCCCGCTGTCCTGGCTGATGACCATTTCCCACCGGCGCGCCGTGGACAGGGTCAGGTCCGCGCAGTCGGCCACGGACCGGGAAGCCCGTTACGGGGCGAGCACCCAGGACATCGACCATGACACCGTCTCCGACGAAGTGGGAAGCAGGCTCGAAGCCGAGGCCGTGGTCCGGTGCCTGGGAACACTGACTGAGACGCAACAGGAATCCGTCCGGCTGGCCTACTACGGCGGCCTGACGTACCGGGAAGTCGCCGAACAGCTGAACGCTGCAGTTCCCACCATAAAGTCCCGCATCCGCGACGGACTGATCCGCTTGAAGACCTGTTTGGGGGTGAGTTGACATGACAGAAATGAACCATGGACGGGAAGGCCGCTCAGGCGCCTTTGGCGATACCGTCGCCGCTGACCTGGCTTCCGGCCGCGCCCTCGACCTTGCCGAACTGTATGCCCTGGATGCAATAACGGACGAGGAACGCCGCTCCATCGAGGAGTACCTTGCAACGGCACCCGCAGCCGAACGCGCCTCATTTTTCGAACGCGTACGCCAGTCCAGGGAAACGCTCACCCGGACGTTCAGGGTGGAGGAGGAGCCACCAGCCGGTCTTTTCGACCGGATCGCTGCCCAACTGCCGGGCCAGTTACCGGCCCAACTGCCGTCACAAGCCCCCGGCCCCGAGCCGGCCGCGGCAGATCCTTCCCCCTCCTCGTTGCCGGCGCAAAAGGACCCGTTCCTGGACGGCCCCGGCGACGAGCTCGCCAAGGCCCGGCAGCGCCGGGAGGAACGGCGGCGTCCGGCCGGAACCCGCCGCTGGCTGGCGGGTATCGCGGCCGCGGCAGCGATCGCCCTGGGCGGTGTCGGCGTCGGATCCTATATTGCGGACCAGAACAACCCGCTGAACCAGGTGATCCGCGCCGATGACGTCCGCGAAGCCTCAGTACCGGTGGCCGCCGGCGGCACCGCCACGGTCCTGGTCTCATCCTCCAAGGACGCCCTGGTGGTCAAGATGAACGGTGTTCCGGCCCCGCCCGAAGGCAAGGTCTACCAGATGTGGCTGATCCCGAAGGACGGGTCGGCACCGGTCTCGCAGGGCCTGATGGACGCCGAGGCACTGTCCAAGCCTGCCGTGGTGGAGGGCATCGCCTCTGCCGCCTCGCTGGGGATCACGGTGGAGCCCGTTGGCGGATCCAAGTCACCCACGCTGCCCACCGTCGCCGCTGCTCCGCTCGGCGCATAGCCGCAGACGGCGCGCCGCGGACGGTCAGCATGGACCAAGGGACGCCCCGCGGTCTTCCGGAAGGAAGGCCGCGGGGCGTCGTCGTTGGCAGCCGGTTCAGAAACCGGCGATAGTTCCCGGCCCGTTGACCGCTACCACATGGAACGCTTCGGCACTGTGGCCCGCCGGCAGTCCGGCACGTTCCGCATTGACGTGCATGCCCCTGCGCACTGCTGCCTCCATGGCCTCCACGTCGGGATGCTGGCTGACGTGGACGTGGATGGCTTTCAGTTTGGCCTCCACGTGCCCTGTCACGTCAACAAAGTGGTTTTCCCGCTCGTCTGGCCCGGCGTAAAGCCAGAGCCAGGGAAGTTTGTACGCCGCCAGCCCGGCTTCGGCCAGTTCCGGGTAGGCGAACGGGTTTTCCAGCGCCGGGTAGACGGCCCGGGTCACGGCCTCCCCCACCGCCAAATGGTCCGGATGACTTTTCTGGATCCGGCGCCAGTTCCGTTCCGGATGCATAGCCAGTACGACGTCGGGACGCAGTTCGCGGATGAGCTTCACCACCCCGCGCATCACCTCATGTGAGGGCTCGAGGTAGCCGTCACGCTGATGGAGGTAGTGGATGTCCGATACTCCCACCAGCTCGGCGGCCCGGCGCTGCTCGGCGTCGCGCATGGCGATAATGTCCGCCCGGTGGGCCGGATCAAAGCCGCCAGCGTCGCCGTCGGTCATGATGCAGTAACTGACCTGGACACCGGCCGCGGTCCAGGCGGCAATAGTGCCGGCAGCGCCGAAGTCGATGTCGTCCGGGTGGGCCGCAAAACAGAGCACCCGTCCAATCCGGTCCCTGGCCGGATTGAACGGGCTCTGCGCCTGGCTGGCTGAGTCAGTCAATAATCAGCCTTTACGCTTCTTGATCTCTGCGGTGGCCTGCGGAAGGACGTCGAAGAGGTCCCCGACGATGCCGAAGTCCGCAATCTCGAAGACGGGTGACTCGGCGTCCTTGTTCACCGCTACGATGACCTTTGCGGTCTGCATGCCGGCCTTTTGCTGGATGGCGCCGGAAATGCCTGCGGAGATGTAGAGCTGGGGGGACACGGTTTTACCCGTCTGGCCCACCTGGGCATCGTGGCTGATCCAGCCGGCGTCGGTAGCTGCACGGGATGCTCCCACGGCCGCTCCGAGGGCATCAGCGAGCTCCTCGACGGGTCCGAAGTCGCCGCCCAAGCCGCGGCCGCCTGCCACCACGATGCGGGCGTCGGTGAGGTCCGGGCGGCCACTGGCCACCTTCTGCTCGCGGGCCGTGATCCGGGCGGCGGCAGCAGTGCTGCCGGCCGGAACCTCAACGGTAACGGTTTCCGGCGTACCGGCCGCGGCAGCCGGCTCGGGGGTCACATTGTTGGCCTTGACGGTCAACACCGAGACGGGGGTGCTGGCCTTGCAGGCGGTGTTGTAGGAACCGGCAAGGACGGACTTGTGCGCAGTCCCGTCAGCGTCCACGCCCACGACGTCGGTAATCACGCCGGCGTTGAGGCGGATGCCGAGCCGGGCCGCGATTTCCTTGCCCTCCGGTGAGTTGTCGAGCAGGACGATCGTGGCCCCGGCGCTCTGCGCAGCAGCCGCGAGGTACGCGGCCTTGGGCGCCACGAGGTAGTCGTCCAGGTCCTGCGCCGAGGGGCGGAAAACTGTGCTGACACCGTATTCAGCGAAGGCGGTGGACACGTCCCCGTGCAGTTCCCCGTTGAGTGCCACAACGCTCTCGCCGAAGGAACGGGCCAGGGTCAGCAGCTCGAGGCTGCTCTTCTTGAGCGCATTGCCGGGGTTGTCAATAAAAACAAGTACTTTTGCCATGTCGGTGATCCCTCTTAGAGCAGCTTCTGGGCGGCCAGGAAGTCAACCAGCTTGATGCCGGCGTCGCCTTCGTCGGTGATGATGGTGCCGGCGGTGCGCGGTGGCCGCTCCTCCGCACTGGCCACGGTGGTCCAGGAACCGGAGTGCCCCACCTGGGCGGCGTCCACTCCAATGTCGGCCAAGGACAGGGTGGTGATGCTCTTACGCTTGGCGGCGATGATGCCCTTGAAGTTGGGGTACCGGGGCTCGTTGATCTGGTCGGTCACGGACACCACAGCGGGCAGGGCGGCTTCCACCGTTTCCGAGGTTGTGTCCGCATCCCGGCGTGCCACGAGCCGCCCGCCGTCCACGTCGAGGGAAGAAGCGAACGTGACCTGGGGAAGGCCAAGGCGCTCGGCCAGCTGCGCGGGCACCAGGGAGGTTTCGCCGTCGGTAGAGGCCATGCCGGTGATGATCAGGTCCACCGGTCCGTCCTGGCCCAGGCGCTGGACAGCAGCAGCCAGCGCCAGTGAAGTAGCGGCGGCGTCGGAGCCTGCCAAAGCCTCATCCGTCAGGTGCACACCCTCGGTGGCGCCCATCTGCAGGGACTTCTTCACGGCGTTGACTGCGCCGGCAGGTCCCATGCTCAGGGCGATGACCTGGTTGCCTGCCTTGCTGCCGCCCCGCGCCTCGGCCAGCTGCAGTGCGGCCTCCAGCGCGTATTCGTCCAGCTCGGACAGGATGCTTTCGTCACGGTCCGTCGTGTAGCGCTCCCCGTTGAGGTGACGGTCGAACTGGGCGTCCGGTACATGCTTGACCAGGACGATGATCTTCAATGTCTTCTCCACTGTATCGACAGCAGCCTTCCATGCTTGTGGACAGCCAGCCGGGTAAGGTCATGGCCGCGGGATGCCCGGCGTACGGGTAGCTCCTAGCTAACCATATCGACGCCGGGCTCCGCCCTCTTCCATTACGCCAGTGTCAGCACTTTTACGACGGCGGCGGAGACCACGACGGCCGCGCCCCCGCCCAAGGTGGGGGCACCGCCGTCGAGCCTTCCTTAAGGTTTCTGCCGCAATGCGGCGGGCTGCTAGCTTGCGGTGCCGAGCGTGACGTCGAGGGTTTGTTCGGCGCCGTTGCGCAGGACGGTGATCCTGACGCTGGAGCCGGCGGACTGTTCCCGGACGGCAGCCGTCAGCTGCTCGGGTTCGCCGATGGCGAGGTCGTTGAATTTCGTGATCACGTCGCCTACTTTGATCCCTGCCTTCCCGGCCGCCGAGTTTGCTTCCACGGTGGCTACTTCCGCACCGACCGAGAATTCGGAGGCGGCGCTGGAGGCGGTCTTCTTCTTGACGCTGACGCCGAGCTGGGCGTGCGAGGCCTTACCGGTGTCGATGATTTCCTGGGCCACCCGCTTTGCGTGGTTGATGGGGATGCTGAAACCCACACCAATGTTGCCGCTGGATGAAGACGAGGAACCCGATCCGGCAGAGGCGATAGCCACGTTGACGCCGATGATCTCGCCGCTGCTGTTCACCAGGGCACCGCCGGAGTTGCCCGGGTTGATGGCGGCGTCGGTCTGGATGACGTTGATGGCAATTTCGCCCTGGCCGGTGGTCTGCTGGCTCTGGCCGCCGCCCGGCGGGGCGAACTGGAATCCGCCCTCGTCGTCACCCTCTGCGTTGTCGCCCTCTTCAGGGGCAGCGGCGGAGGCAACGCTGATGGTCCTGTTGAGCGTGGAGACGATACCGTCCGTGACGGTGCCGGTCAGGCCCAGCGGCGAACCGATGGCAATCGCGGTGTCCCCTACGTTGAGCTTCCCGGAGTCACCGAGGGTGGCAGGCGTGAGGCCCGAGGCGTTGTCCACTTTAATCACCGCAAGGTCGGACAACGGGTCGGTGCCCACCAGCTTGGCGGAGAGGACTCTTCCGTCGCTGGTCCGGACTTCAAGGGAGGCGTTGGCTGTCTGGCCATCCAGCGTGACCACGTGCGTGTTGGTGAGGATATGTCCCTGATCGTCGAGGACGATGCCGGAACCGGTGCCGCCGGAGCTGCCGCTGGTGGCGCTGATGGTCACCACGCTGGGCGAGGCCTTCACGGCAGCCGCGGTGATGGCGTTGACGTTG from Pseudarthrobacter siccitolerans encodes:
- a CDS encoding S1C family serine protease, yielding MTENQTPGAAPENRGPGRQDPWQQQQQSAQPGNNPEVHDADGAGASNRAAAAASEAPGPHQYPTERLEPQNPTQELPGARPAYPQRQPYPQHQPFYGQSASEEQGGQPQGNGQPQGHYGYYGQGQNNAQHAAAGAPVGLAHNPKDAPRRKASFGVGTLVASILAAGLVGGAVGTVGSGELFDNAGSTAITSSNSQPGTVIVNNKDNVNAITAAAVKASPSVVTISATSGSSGGTGSGIVLDDQGHILTNTHVVTLDGQTANASLEVRTSDGRVLSAKLVGTDPLSDLAVIKVDNASGLTPATLGDSGKLNVGDTAIAIGSPLGLTGTVTDGIVSTLNRTISVASAAAPEEGDNAEGDDEGGFQFAPPGGGQSQQTTGQGEIAINVIQTDAAINPGNSGGALVNSSGEIIGVNVAIASAGSGSSSSSSGNIGVGFSIPINHAKRVAQEIIDTGKASHAQLGVSVKKKTASSAASEFSVGAEVATVEANSAAGKAGIKVGDVITKFNDLAIGEPEQLTAAVREQSAGSSVRITVLRNGAEQTLDVTLGTAS